The DNA sequence GCCGGTGGCTCGGCACGCCGCTCTGGCAGTAGACGTCGTCGATGAACCGGTCGAGCGGCGGGGCGGGTACCTGGCCGACGTACTCCATGAGTCCAGTGTGGCCACGCGGGTCGGGCCGCGCGATAGGTTGCCCGCCATGATCGAGCCCTGGCCACCTGCCCCGATCAAGACCGAGCGGCTCGTGCTGCGCGAGTCCGAGGCCCGGGACCGCGCGTCGTTCGTCGCCCTGTTCGCCTCACCCGAGGTCGGCACCTACATCGGCGGCCCGCGGCCGCGGGACGAGCTCGAGCGCACGGTCGCCGAGGTGCCCGGACGGCGTTTCGGCCTCTTCGTGGTCGAGCTCGACGCGGCGATGATCGGCATGATCACGCTCGACCGGCGCGACGCCAGGACCGAGCTCGGCTACCTGTTCCTGCCGGCGGCGTGGGGCCGCGGGTACGCCTTCGAGGCGTGCGCGGCCGTACTCGGCTGGTTCGCCACCGCCCGCCCCGGCGAGCCGGTGGCGCTCTTCACCCAGACCGCCAACGTCGCCTCGTTGCGCCTCGCGGCGAAGCTGGGCTTCGCCGAGGTGGAGCGGTTCGAGGCGTACGGCGCCGAGCAGTGGTCCGGCGTGTGGACGCCGGCCGGCTGAAGCGGTTCACTGCCGCAGGAGCAGCGGTTCGGCGATCGGCAGCCGCAGGCCGGCGGGGTCGGGCAGGCCGTAGCGGGTGTTGAGCACCTGCATGGCCGCGCCGGCGGCGACGACGTCGGTGCCCAGCGAGGTCAACGTGACTTCCACCGTCAGCCAGTCGGCGCCCGGCAGCTCGGTGCGCACCGCGTGTTCCACGGCGTCCCGGTAGACGTCGCCGTGGCGGAGCAGGTCGGCGCCGCCGAGGACGATGTGGCCGAGGTCGAGGGTCTGCAGCAGGTTCACCACGCCGGTCGCGAGCACCGCCGCGGCCGCGGCGGGATCGGCGGCCGCTTCGTGGACGGCCTCCAGGCAGCCGTGCCGGCCGCAGGCGCACCGCGGTCCGTCGAGCCGCACGACGGTGTGGCCGAATTCGCTGGCGTTGGTGTGCGCGCCGCGGTGCGCGGCGCCGCGCAGCCAGAGGCCGGCGCCGACCCCGGCGTCGACCACCACCAGGGCGGCGTCGCGGAAGGCGGGACCGCGTCGCCAGGCCTCGGCGGTGACCCCGGCGGTGACGTCCTTGTCGAGCACCACCGGCAGGCCCAGCCGCTGTCCGGCGAGCTCGGCCAGCGGGACGTCGCGCCAGTGCCGCAGCCGGTGCGCGCCGCGGACGGTGCCGCTCGACTGGTCGAGCGGCCCGATCATGCCGATGC is a window from the Amycolatopsis sp. NBC_00355 genome containing:
- a CDS encoding GNAT family N-acetyltransferase, which codes for MIEPWPPAPIKTERLVLRESEARDRASFVALFASPEVGTYIGGPRPRDELERTVAEVPGRRFGLFVVELDAAMIGMITLDRRDARTELGYLFLPAAWGRGYAFEACAAVLGWFATARPGEPVALFTQTANVASLRLAAKLGFAEVERFEAYGAEQWSGVWTPAG
- a CDS encoding ROK family transcriptional regulator, producing MHLAFLRDYHEALVIALARTLPTLERGTVAEVTGLTPQAVSKVLARLVEEGLLAPAGVRRPALGKPAAVYRLVPESRWAIGAHVTRRELRLALTDLAGTVRASTATPLPDDFTPEQLLVRLASGVTTMIAEHRLTTPDPAPGADPARVLAGVGIGMIGPLDQSSGTVRGAHRLRHWRDVPLAELAGQRLGLPVVLDKDVTAGVTAEAWRRGPAFRDAALVVVDAGVGAGLWLRGAAHRGAHTNASEFGHTVVRLDGPRCACGRHGCLEAVHEAAADPAAAAAVLATGVVNLLQTLDLGHIVLGGADLLRHGDVYRDAVEHAVRTELPGADWLTVEVTLTSLGTDVVAAGAAMQVLNTRYGLPDPAGLRLPIAEPLLLRQ